The following proteins come from a genomic window of Flavobacterium crocinum:
- the murI gene encoding glutamate racemase, with the protein MTNNNPIGVFDSGIGGTSIWSAIHDLLPNEKTIYLADSKNAPYGQKTKDEIVALSKKNVEFLLENNCKLIVVACNTATTNAIRELRADYDIPFVGIEPAIKPAANNSQTQVIGILATKGTLNSELFNKTAEMFQNTKIIEQVGYGLVQLIEDGNLYSPEMTQLLESYLKPMVEANIDYLVLGCSHYPYLIPQIKKIIPDHIKIIDSGEAVARQTKNLLQDKVGFSEITQNDPIFYVNSDPKVLESILEFKYPVIKKDF; encoded by the coding sequence ATGACAAACAATAATCCTATAGGCGTTTTTGATTCTGGTATTGGCGGAACATCCATCTGGAGCGCTATTCATGACTTACTTCCAAATGAAAAAACTATTTATCTGGCAGACAGCAAAAATGCTCCGTATGGCCAGAAAACTAAGGATGAAATTGTAGCATTAAGCAAAAAAAATGTAGAATTTTTACTCGAGAATAATTGCAAACTTATTGTTGTTGCCTGTAACACTGCTACCACAAATGCAATACGAGAACTTCGTGCAGATTATGATATCCCATTTGTAGGAATAGAACCTGCTATTAAACCTGCGGCAAATAATTCTCAAACACAGGTGATTGGAATTTTGGCTACAAAAGGAACTTTAAACAGTGAATTGTTTAACAAGACTGCCGAAATGTTTCAGAACACCAAAATAATTGAACAAGTTGGTTACGGACTGGTACAACTTATCGAAGATGGAAATCTATATTCACCGGAAATGACACAACTTTTGGAGTCTTATCTAAAGCCAATGGTTGAAGCCAATATCGATTATCTTGTTTTAGGCTGTAGTCACTATCCGTATTTAATTCCTCAAATAAAAAAAATTATTCCGGATCATATTAAGATTATTGATTCTGGTGAAGCTGTAGCCAGACAAACAAAAAACCTACTTCAGGATAAAGTAGGCTTTTCAGAGATCACGCAAAATGATCCAATATTTTATGTCAATTCAGACCCGAAAGTGTTGGAGTCTATCTTAGAATTTAAATATCCTGTTATTAAAAAAGATTTTTAG
- a CDS encoding OmpH family outer membrane protein produces the protein MMKQIKTLLIAAILILGASNTMNAQAKVAHVDVSEIMSKMPAMLDAQNQLQKLSGTYDAEYKKMVDEYQVKIKKYETEAATVTDAVNGERSKEVQDMQKRIVDYRDNAQKELQQKETDIVKPLMEKVRASIQKVGKAKGFQYILDGSTLLLADGPNITADVKKDLGF, from the coding sequence ATGATGAAACAAATCAAAACTTTACTAATTGCTGCAATTCTTATTTTAGGAGCAAGTAACACAATGAACGCACAAGCGAAGGTAGCTCATGTTGATGTAAGCGAGATCATGTCGAAAATGCCTGCTATGCTGGATGCTCAAAATCAACTGCAAAAATTAAGTGGTACATACGATGCTGAATACAAAAAAATGGTTGATGAATACCAAGTAAAAATCAAAAAGTATGAAACAGAAGCTGCTACAGTAACTGATGCTGTTAACGGTGAGCGTTCTAAAGAAGTTCAGGACATGCAAAAAAGAATTGTTGATTACAGAGACAATGCACAAAAAGAACTACAACAAAAAGAAACTGATATCGTAAAACCTTTAATGGAAAAAGTAAGAGCTTCTATCCAAAAAGTTGGAAAAGCTAAAGGTTTCCAATATATCTTAGATGGTTCTACTTTATTATTAGCTGATGGTCCAAACATCACTGCTGACGTTAAAAAAGATTTAGGATTCTAA
- a CDS encoding OmpH family outer membrane protein, with the protein MRKQFLFIFLALIVANTSQAQGKTTRIGYIDMEYILENVSDYKEAKSQLEQKAQKWKQEVEAKKLNINTLKESLKTEKALLTKELIEERETEIKFLEQEMMDYQQKQFGSDGNLMRQKAALAKPIQDQVFTAVQDIAEAKNYDFIFDKSSDLTMLFSNKRFDISDQVLRVLNRTEKREQLSKKQLKEQEAKENLENAIDDNPAMAERQKALDEKKAAREKLIQDRKLEQEAKKKEYDDRRKALAAEREAKKNGTVSETAKPATETQAATEAAKTTTTAKPAATGTEQTPTTTEPTMTKAEERQMLYEQRKKELEEKRKKILEEREAAKKAKEAETQKTNTTNN; encoded by the coding sequence ATGAGAAAACAATTTTTATTTATATTTTTAGCCTTGATTGTAGCAAATACAAGTCAGGCACAAGGTAAGACGACTAGAATTGGCTACATCGACATGGAATATATTTTAGAAAATGTTTCCGATTATAAAGAAGCTAAATCACAATTAGAGCAAAAAGCTCAAAAGTGGAAACAAGAAGTTGAGGCTAAAAAATTAAATATAAATACACTTAAGGAAAGCTTAAAAACAGAAAAAGCTTTACTTACAAAAGAATTAATTGAAGAAAGAGAAACTGAAATTAAGTTTCTTGAGCAGGAAATGATGGATTACCAACAGAAACAGTTTGGTTCTGACGGTAATTTAATGAGACAAAAAGCAGCTTTAGCAAAGCCAATCCAGGATCAGGTTTTTACTGCCGTTCAGGATATTGCAGAAGCTAAAAATTATGATTTTATCTTTGATAAATCATCCGATTTGACAATGCTTTTCAGTAACAAAAGATTTGATATCAGCGATCAGGTTTTACGAGTTTTAAATCGTACAGAAAAACGTGAACAATTATCAAAAAAACAACTGAAAGAGCAGGAAGCAAAAGAAAATCTTGAAAATGCAATAGACGATAATCCTGCAATGGCAGAACGTCAAAAAGCTTTGGATGAGAAAAAAGCAGCCAGAGAAAAATTAATTCAGGATAGAAAATTAGAGCAGGAAGCTAAGAAAAAAGAATACGACGACAGACGTAAAGCCTTAGCAGCAGAAAGAGAAGCTAAAAAAAATGGCACGGTTTCTGAAACAGCTAAACCGGCTACAGAAACTCAGGCAGCTACAGAGGCGGCAAAAACAACCACTACTGCTAAACCAGCAGCAACCGGTACAGAACAAACGCCAACTACTACTGAGCCAACTATGACTAAAGCTGAAGAAAGACAAATGCTTTACGAACAGCGCAAAAAAGAATTAGAAGAAAAGAGAAAGAAAATTTTAGAAGAAAGAGAAGCGGCCAAAAAAGCAAAAGAGGCCGAAACACAAAAAACAAATACGACCAATAATTAA
- the bamA gene encoding outer membrane protein assembly factor BamA: MRLLLVIKKENVDLERPVNKLNNFLVLQKKIQIVLTLLMLGSFSQIKAQERVPFDQGKKYILAKVSVVGKISFNEQTVVTFSGLQKGQEITVPGEEISSAIKKLGKLGLFDEIAFYVNKVENDSIYLDLDIIELPKLNEVKIVGVKKSKTEALIKDNNLTKNKIVNENLITTTKNYIENKYKKDGFYNTKVTITTTPDTIAGNQVNMLVRIDKGDKVKISSIDFTGNKQLTGSQLRAAMKDTKQKNFIRVFKASKFIPEKYKTDLEKVIATYKEKGYRDARIIYDSVKYNKQKNMLAIKINVEEGNKYYFGNIKFLGNTVYSDRLLQSYLGIKKGETYNGVLLEKRIADKSKPDAEDITNLYQNNGYLFSNINAVEVKTVNDTIDFEIRVTEGPIAYFNKITVVGNDKTNDHVIYRELRTKPGEKYSKEQLVRTIREIGQLGFFDPEAIDPKFKNVDAGAGTVDIEYNVVEKGSSQVELQGGYGGGGFIGTLGLSFNNFSARKLFDKEAYKPLPMGDGQKVALRLQGSTYFQTYSLSFSEPWFGGKKPVQFSSSISYSKQFLNNYITRTVDRSKSFNIFTVQVGLAKRLTVPDDYFVLSQSVSYQHYDLNNYNTGLFTFGNGASRNLAYTIGISRSNKGVNPIFPTYGSEFSISAKVTPPYSLFNGIDYADLGNQEKYKLRATADATTGDANGQMIKKGDYLDANGNKVSTYQEAAADASKVDQQKYNWLEYYKVKFKGDWYTKVYGKLVLRTLTEFGFLGAYNQDRGVIPFERFYLGGDGMANYSMDGRETIQLRGYPNNSLTPVNTNGDAIGATIYNKFSMELRYPITLKASASIYALTFLEAGSSYPTFKDYNPFDLSRSAGAGLRVFMPAFGLLGIDFGYGFDALPGQSKPNGWETHFIIGQQF, translated from the coding sequence ATGAGGCTATTATTAGTTATCAAAAAAGAGAACGTAGATTTGGAAAGACCAGTGAACAAATTAAATAATTTTTTAGTGTTGCAAAAAAAAATACAAATAGTCCTTACCCTTTTAATGTTGGGTAGTTTTTCACAAATTAAAGCACAAGAAAGAGTTCCTTTTGATCAGGGAAAAAAATATATTCTAGCCAAAGTTTCTGTAGTTGGTAAAATAAGCTTCAACGAGCAAACCGTTGTAACCTTTTCGGGTCTGCAAAAAGGTCAGGAAATTACAGTTCCTGGAGAAGAAATTAGTAGTGCAATTAAAAAATTAGGTAAACTGGGTTTATTTGATGAAATCGCATTCTATGTTAATAAAGTAGAAAATGACAGTATTTATCTTGACTTAGATATTATTGAGCTTCCTAAATTAAATGAAGTAAAAATTGTCGGAGTTAAGAAAAGCAAAACCGAAGCATTAATTAAGGATAACAACCTGACTAAAAACAAAATAGTCAATGAAAACTTAATTACAACAACTAAAAATTATATTGAAAATAAATATAAAAAAGACGGTTTTTACAACACAAAAGTAACCATTACGACTACTCCGGATACCATTGCAGGCAATCAGGTTAACATGCTTGTCAGGATTGACAAAGGAGACAAAGTAAAAATCAGCAGTATTGACTTCACCGGAAACAAACAACTTACTGGTAGTCAATTGCGTGCAGCAATGAAAGATACTAAACAGAAGAACTTTATCCGTGTATTTAAAGCGTCTAAATTTATTCCTGAAAAATATAAAACTGACTTAGAAAAAGTAATCGCAACCTATAAAGAAAAAGGATATCGTGATGCTCGTATTATTTACGATTCTGTAAAATACAACAAGCAAAAAAACATGCTTGCTATTAAGATTAATGTAGAAGAAGGTAATAAATATTACTTTGGTAACATTAAATTCTTAGGAAATACTGTTTATTCTGACCGCCTTTTACAGAGCTATTTAGGAATTAAAAAAGGTGAAACTTATAATGGAGTTTTATTAGAAAAAAGAATTGCAGACAAGTCTAAACCTGACGCAGAAGATATCACCAATTTATACCAAAACAATGGTTATTTATTCTCAAACATCAATGCGGTAGAGGTAAAAACGGTAAACGATACAATCGATTTTGAAATTAGAGTTACGGAAGGTCCAATTGCTTATTTCAACAAAATTACAGTTGTTGGAAACGATAAAACAAATGACCATGTAATTTATCGTGAGTTAAGAACTAAACCGGGAGAAAAATATAGTAAAGAACAGTTAGTAAGAACTATTCGTGAGATTGGACAATTAGGATTCTTTGATCCTGAGGCAATCGATCCAAAGTTCAAAAACGTAGATGCCGGAGCAGGAACGGTTGATATTGAATATAATGTTGTAGAAAAAGGATCCAGCCAGGTCGAGCTTCAGGGAGGTTATGGCGGTGGAGGTTTCATCGGAACATTAGGACTTTCATTTAACAATTTCTCTGCAAGAAAATTATTTGATAAAGAAGCATACAAGCCTTTACCAATGGGAGACGGACAAAAAGTTGCCTTGCGTTTACAGGGAAGTACTTATTTCCAAACCTACAGTTTATCATTCTCTGAGCCTTGGTTTGGAGGAAAGAAACCAGTACAATTTAGTTCATCTATTTCATACAGTAAGCAATTTCTTAACAATTACATTACCAGAACTGTTGACAGAAGCAAAAGTTTTAATATTTTTACAGTTCAGGTTGGTTTAGCAAAAAGGTTAACTGTTCCGGATGATTACTTTGTATTATCACAGTCTGTAAGTTATCAGCATTATGATTTAAATAATTACAACACCGGATTATTTACTTTTGGTAATGGTGCATCAAGAAACTTAGCATATACAATTGGAATTTCAAGAAGTAATAAAGGGGTTAACCCAATATTCCCAACTTATGGTTCTGAGTTTAGTATTTCTGCTAAAGTTACACCTCCTTATTCTTTGTTTAATGGAATTGATTATGCTGATTTAGGAAATCAGGAAAAATATAAACTAAGAGCTACCGCAGATGCAACAACCGGAGATGCTAACGGACAGATGATTAAAAAAGGAGATTATCTTGATGCAAACGGAAATAAAGTAAGTACTTATCAGGAAGCTGCTGCTGATGCTTCAAAAGTGGATCAACAAAAATACAACTGGTTAGAATACTATAAAGTTAAATTTAAAGGAGACTGGTATACTAAAGTTTATGGAAAATTAGTATTAAGAACCCTTACAGAATTTGGTTTCTTAGGAGCTTATAACCAGGACAGAGGTGTAATTCCGTTTGAGCGTTTTTACTTAGGTGGAGATGGAATGGCAAACTACTCAATGGATGGTAGAGAGACTATCCAGTTAAGAGGTTATCCAAACAACTCTTTAACTCCGGTAAACACAAATGGTGATGCAATTGGGGCAACAATTTATAACAAATTCTCTATGGAATTACGTTATCCAATTACATTAAAAGCATCGGCTTCTATTTATGCTTTAACATTCTTAGAAGCAGGATCATCATATCCAACGTTCAAAGATTACAATCCGTTTGACTTGAGTCGTTCTGCTGGTGCTGGATTACGTGTATTTATGCCTGCATTTGGATTATTAGGTATTGACTTTGGTTACGGATTTGATGCTCTTCCAGGACAATCAAAACCTAATGGATGGGAAACACACTTTATTATTGGACAACAATTTTAG
- a CDS encoding isoprenyl transferase: MNLIESIDHTNLPKHLAIIMDGNGRWAKQQGYLRAFGHENGTKSVKEIIKTSAKLGIEYLTLYAFSTENWNRPKLEVQALMKILINSLKKELVTLQENNIRLNAIGNLDKLPKTAQKELLDVIEKTKDNSRLTLTLALSYGSREELVSAVKAISDKVKNNIISIDTIDDSIINEHLYTQNLPDVDLLIRTSGEHRISNFLLWQIAYAELYFTNVLWPDFKDQDLYEAIISYQKRERRFGKTSEQIK; encoded by the coding sequence ATGAACTTAATAGAATCAATAGATCACACAAACTTACCAAAACACCTTGCCATTATTATGGATGGTAACGGACGCTGGGCAAAACAACAAGGCTATCTGCGTGCGTTTGGACATGAAAACGGCACAAAATCTGTAAAAGAAATAATCAAAACTTCGGCTAAGCTGGGAATTGAGTATTTAACCTTATATGCTTTTTCTACAGAAAATTGGAACCGACCAAAACTTGAGGTTCAGGCCTTGATGAAAATATTGATCAATTCATTAAAAAAAGAACTTGTTACCCTTCAGGAAAACAATATTCGTTTAAATGCGATTGGAAATCTTGATAAATTACCAAAAACAGCCCAAAAAGAGCTTTTGGATGTTATTGAAAAAACTAAAGATAATTCTCGCCTAACACTAACTCTTGCTCTAAGCTATGGATCTAGGGAAGAACTGGTAAGTGCCGTAAAAGCAATAAGTGATAAAGTTAAAAATAATATAATTTCAATCGACACTATTGACGATTCAATTATAAATGAGCATCTTTACACGCAAAATTTACCAGACGTAGATTTATTAATACGAACCAGTGGAGAACATAGAATAAGTAATTTTTTGCTTTGGCAGATCGCTTACGCAGAATTGTATTTTACTAATGTCTTGTGGCCAGACTTTAAAGACCAAGATTTATATGAGGCTATTATTAGTTATCAAAAAAGAGAACGTAGATTTGGAAAGACCAGTGAACAAATTAAATAA
- the porG gene encoding type IX secretion system protein PorG produces the protein MKKIFNLLLCFFPFITLNAQINELGVFLGGSNFVGDVGKTTYIAPEKIAFGVLYKWNRSPRHSWRFSYTQSEVSGNDFKSDETGRNQRGYRFDNNIKELSAGLEFNFFDFNLHDYHTKITPYVYSGLNFFIFDNLYRYTTSPNVIYSENSSSFAIPIILGIKSNITPRFVLGLEAGVRYTFTDNIDGSNPKTSSSNILKFGNLNNNDWYVFSGVTLTYTFGKKPCYCAE, from the coding sequence ATGAAGAAAATTTTTAATTTATTGTTATGTTTTTTCCCCTTTATTACACTAAATGCTCAGATCAATGAGCTTGGTGTTTTTCTTGGCGGAAGTAACTTTGTTGGTGATGTTGGCAAAACAACTTATATCGCCCCGGAAAAGATAGCTTTTGGTGTCCTTTACAAATGGAACAGAAGCCCAAGACACTCATGGAGATTCTCTTATACACAATCAGAAGTTAGTGGCAATGATTTCAAATCAGATGAAACAGGAAGAAATCAAAGAGGTTACCGTTTTGACAACAATATTAAGGAGCTTTCTGCCGGACTGGAATTTAATTTTTTCGACTTCAACCTGCACGATTATCACACAAAAATTACGCCTTATGTGTATTCGGGGTTAAATTTCTTTATCTTCGACAACTTATATAGGTATACTACAAGCCCGAATGTAATTTACTCTGAAAATTCAAGCTCTTTCGCCATACCAATTATATTAGGTATAAAATCAAACATAACGCCACGTTTTGTTTTAGGACTTGAAGCTGGAGTACGTTATACTTTTACGGATAATATTGACGGAAGTAATCCTAAAACAAGTAGTTCAAACATTTTAAAGTTTGGAAATTTAAATAATAATGACTGGTATGTTTTTTCAGGTGTTACCTTAACATATACCTTTGGAAAAAAACCTTGCTATTGCGCAGAATAA
- a CDS encoding NAD kinase: MKIAIYGQYYQNSTEPIIKDIFQFFNSNNVEMVIEENFLKMLYEKQLVKKDYKTFPSNTALDNSFEMLISIGGDGTILRAAAFVRNSGVPLLGINAGRLGFLAKVQKENIDILLQYVIDQNYTTSERTLLGLTAEPKNEAFEKLNFAMNEVTVSRKDTTSMITVETYLNNEYLNSYWADGLIISTPTGSTGYSLSCGGPILTPDVKSLVITPIAPHNLTARPLVIPDDTEITLRVTGREDQYLVSLDSRISSVKNESILKIKKTDYKIKMVEIPGETFLKTLRNKLLWGEDKRN; the protein is encoded by the coding sequence ATGAAAATAGCCATTTACGGACAATATTATCAAAACAGTACAGAACCTATTATAAAAGACATTTTTCAGTTCTTCAACTCCAATAATGTTGAGATGGTAATTGAAGAAAATTTCCTGAAAATGCTTTATGAGAAACAACTTGTAAAGAAAGATTACAAAACATTCCCTTCAAATACTGCCTTAGATAATAGTTTTGAAATGCTTATCAGTATTGGGGGTGACGGAACCATTTTGAGAGCCGCTGCTTTTGTTCGTAATTCAGGCGTTCCTTTATTAGGTATAAATGCAGGAAGACTAGGCTTTCTTGCCAAAGTACAAAAGGAAAATATCGACATTCTGCTACAATATGTTATTGACCAAAATTATACTACCTCTGAGCGTACATTACTTGGATTAACAGCCGAACCAAAAAACGAAGCGTTTGAAAAACTAAATTTTGCTATGAACGAAGTCACTGTCAGCAGAAAAGACACCACTTCGATGATCACTGTTGAAACTTATTTAAACAATGAATATTTAAATTCCTATTGGGCAGACGGATTAATCATTTCTACACCAACCGGTTCTACAGGATATTCTTTAAGTTGTGGCGGACCAATACTTACTCCCGACGTAAAAAGTCTTGTAATCACACCAATAGCTCCACATAATTTAACCGCCAGACCTCTTGTAATTCCGGATGATACTGAAATAACTTTAAGAGTTACAGGAAGAGAAGACCAATATTTGGTTTCGTTAGATTCGAGAATCTCTTCGGTGAAAAACGAATCTATTTTAAAAATAAAAAAAACAGACTACAAAATTAAAATGGTCGAAATTCCGGGTGAGACTTTCTTGAAAACCTTGAGAAACAAATTACTCTGGGGAGAAGATAAAAGAAATTAA
- a CDS encoding CBS domain-containing protein, translated as MTEITNYITNDFRAIDSQETIASIQDFFIDVNFSHFPILEDGIFIGSISSEDVETFDTDKKAIDYKYTLERFFARKSMIWLDVLEVFAKNHTNILPILDENNTYIGYYEMEDIMKFFQETPFLKEPGAIIIIQKGLLDYSMSEVTQIVESNNGKVLGCFVSEADTENVQITVKIGLGAINEIIQTYRRYGYEIISEHQEDTYINSLKERSDYLDKYLNI; from the coding sequence ATGACAGAAATTACAAACTATATCACCAACGATTTCAGAGCGATTGATAGTCAGGAAACGATAGCATCGATTCAGGACTTTTTTATCGATGTAAATTTTTCTCATTTTCCCATTTTAGAAGACGGGATCTTTATCGGAAGTATCTCTTCTGAAGATGTAGAAACGTTTGATACTGATAAAAAAGCAATTGACTACAAATATACTTTAGAGCGTTTCTTTGCCAGAAAATCTATGATCTGGCTGGATGTTCTGGAAGTTTTTGCTAAAAACCATACCAACATCCTTCCTATTCTTGACGAGAATAATACTTACATTGGCTATTATGAAATGGAAGATATCATGAAGTTTTTTCAGGAAACTCCATTTTTAAAAGAACCAGGAGCAATTATTATTATCCAAAAAGGCCTTTTAGATTATTCTATGAGTGAGGTAACTCAGATTGTAGAAAGTAACAACGGAAAAGTTTTAGGATGCTTTGTTTCCGAAGCCGATACAGAAAATGTTCAGATTACTGTAAAGATTGGTTTGGGAGCAATTAACGAAATCATCCAAACATACAGAAGATATGGTTATGAAATTATTTCAGAACATCAGGAAGACACCTATATTAATAGTTTAAAAGAACGCTCAGATTATCTAGACAAATATCTTAACATATAA
- a CDS encoding pyridoxine 5'-phosphate synthase encodes MTKLSVNINKIATLRNARGGNVPDLLKVAADIQRFGGQGITIHPRPDERHIRYQDARDLKAIVTTEYNIEGNPQHNFIDLVLECKPDQVTLVPDAIGAITSSAGWDTIKNQEYLTEVIQEFQRNGIRTSIFVDPILEMIEGAKKTGTDRIELYTESFAHQYDLGNKSGIDPYVKAAELANELGLGINAGHDLSLDNIQFFKQNIPGLLEVSIGHALISEALYLGLDNVVNMYLNKLK; translated from the coding sequence ATGACAAAGTTAAGTGTAAATATCAATAAAATTGCAACGCTTCGAAATGCAAGAGGCGGAAATGTTCCTGATTTATTAAAAGTAGCCGCCGATATTCAGCGTTTTGGCGGACAAGGAATTACGATTCACCCACGCCCGGATGAGCGCCACATTCGTTATCAGGATGCACGGGATTTAAAAGCAATTGTTACGACAGAATATAATATTGAAGGAAATCCGCAACATAATTTTATTGATTTGGTTTTAGAATGTAAACCGGATCAGGTAACCCTGGTTCCGGATGCGATAGGTGCAATTACTTCGTCTGCAGGCTGGGATACAATTAAAAACCAGGAATATTTGACAGAAGTTATTCAGGAGTTTCAAAGAAATGGAATCAGGACTTCGATTTTTGTTGATCCGATTTTGGAAATGATTGAAGGAGCAAAAAAAACAGGAACAGACAGGATTGAATTATATACAGAATCTTTTGCGCATCAATATGATTTAGGAAATAAAAGCGGAATTGATCCTTATGTGAAAGCGGCAGAACTGGCAAATGAATTAGGTTTAGGAATTAATGCAGGACATGATTTAAGTCTGGATAATATTCAGTTTTTTAAACAAAATATCCCTGGATTACTGGAAGTTTCAATTGGACACGCATTAATCTCAGAAGCACTTTATCTTGGTTTGGATAATGTTGTGAATATGTATTTGAATAAATTGAAGTAA
- a CDS encoding alpha/beta fold hydrolase has product MLYSKIEGEGKPFVIMHGFLGMSDNWKTLAGQYVEAGFQVHILDLRNHGRSFHSDEWSYEAMVQDVFEYCQANNLTRIDLLGHSMGGKVAMLFATTHSEIVDKLIVADIGPRFYKQHHQEILEGLNAVDFSMKPSRNDVEEIVSQYVSDFGTRQFLLKNLYWKEPGQLAFRFYLNAFNNNLDAIGKPLPENLVFNNPTLFIRGGNSGYIQDSDLDGIRKHFPNFKLETIPNAGHWLHAENPKMFFELTTEFLKE; this is encoded by the coding sequence ATGCTTTACTCAAAAATAGAAGGCGAAGGAAAACCTTTTGTCATCATGCACGGATTTCTTGGGATGTCTGATAACTGGAAAACATTAGCAGGACAATATGTCGAGGCAGGATTTCAGGTTCATATTTTAGATTTACGAAATCACGGACGCAGTTTTCATTCAGATGAATGGAGTTACGAAGCAATGGTTCAGGATGTATTTGAATATTGTCAGGCAAATAATCTGACCAGAATCGATCTTCTTGGACATTCGATGGGAGGAAAAGTTGCCATGTTATTTGCAACGACTCATTCAGAGATTGTAGATAAATTGATTGTAGCAGATATTGGTCCCAGATTCTATAAACAACATCATCAGGAAATTTTAGAAGGATTAAATGCTGTCGATTTTTCAATGAAACCAAGTAGAAACGATGTGGAAGAAATAGTCTCGCAATATGTTTCTGATTTTGGAACACGTCAGTTTTTATTAAAAAATCTTTACTGGAAAGAGCCGGGACAATTGGCTTTCCGATTTTATTTAAATGCCTTCAATAATAATTTGGATGCGATTGGAAAACCTTTGCCGGAAAATCTCGTTTTTAATAATCCGACTTTATTTATTCGTGGAGGAAATTCGGGTTATATTCAGGATTCAGATTTAGACGGAATTCGTAAGCATTTCCCAAATTTTAAATTAGAAACCATTCCAAACGCAGGGCATTGGTTGCATGCAGAAAATCCAAAAATGTTCTTTGAACTGACAACCGAGTTTTTAAAAGAATAA
- a CDS encoding phage holin family protein, producing MKLLLRLLVTAALVLLLSNILTGVHVTSFGTAVIVAVVLGLLNVFIKPILVILTLPVTFVTLGLFLLVINAVIILLCTKIVGGFAVDSFWTALIFSIILSLLQSITYKILGDDK from the coding sequence ATGAAATTATTACTTAGACTCCTTGTTACTGCTGCCCTTGTTTTGTTGTTGTCTAACATTTTAACCGGAGTGCATGTTACGAGTTTCGGTACAGCTGTAATTGTCGCAGTAGTTTTAGGATTGCTGAATGTTTTTATAAAACCAATTTTGGTCATTTTGACGCTACCCGTAACATTTGTTACGCTGGGTTTATTTTTGCTGGTAATCAATGCTGTAATTATTTTACTATGTACTAAGATTGTTGGCGGTTTTGCAGTCGATTCGTTCTGGACAGCATTAATTTTCAGTATTATTTTGTCTCTTCTTCAATCTATTACTTATAAAATACTAGGAGACGATAAATAA